The Bradyrhizobium sp. CCGB01 genome segment GAGGCTCAAGCAGACTAGATCTGCCGAATTCGGCCTAGGATTCGGACGTCGATCGCGATAGATAATCGGTTCCCCTGAACCACCCCCGGGAAAGCGCAACCATGGACAAGTTCACCACGCTGGAAGGCGTCGCGGCGCCGCTGAAGATCATCAATGTCGACACCGACATGATCATTCCGAAGCAGTACCTCAAGACCATCAAGCGCACCGGCCTTGGCAAGGGGCTCTTCTCCGAGCAGCGCTACAAGGACGACGGCAGCGAGAACCCGGATTTCGTGCTCAACCAGCCCGCCTATCGCAATTCGAAGGTGCTGGTCGCCGGCGACAATTTCGGCTGCGGCTCGAGCCGCGAGCACGCGCCCTGGGCGCTGCTCGACTTCGGCATCCGCTGCGTGATCTCGACCTCGTTCGGCGACATCTTCTACAACAACTGCTTCAAGAACGGCATTCTTCCGATCCGCGTCAGCCAGGAAGACCTCGACAAGCTGTTCGACGACGCCGAGCGCGGCGCCAACGCGACGCTGACGATCGACCTGCCGAACCAGGAGATCCGCGGCCCCGACGGCGGCAAGGTCAAATTCGAGATCGATCCGTTCCGCAAGCACTGCCTGATCAACGGCCTCGACGACATCGGTCTCACGATGGAGAAGAAGTCCTCGATCGACACCTATGAGGACAAGCTCAAGCACGAACGCGCCTGGGCCTGATCTCGATATCCGGTTCGAGCCCCGGTGCTGACGGCGCCGGGGCTTTTTCTTTGCCCTGATTATCTCCTAAGTTTGCACGCATGCTGCCCGACATCGTCACCTTCTGGCATGGCCCGATGGACGCACTGCGCCAGACCTGTCTGCGCTCGCAATTGGCTGCCGGCCACAAGGTCACGGTTTACAGCTTCGACACCATTCCCGGCCTGCCCGCGGGCATTGCGAACGCGGACGCCGAGGCGATTCTGCCGCATGCCTTCTCCGAACGCTTGCGGCCGCCGCAGCCGGACGGAAGCTGGCGCGACTGGACCACGCTTCAGTTCAGCGATTTCTTCCGCATGAAGCTGATGGCGAAGAACCTCGGCCTCTGGCTCGATGCCGACGTGCTGCTGCTCAAGCCCGTCGAGATCGATCCGGCAAAGCCCTACTTCGCCTGGGAGCGGCCACGCCAGCTCGGCAATTCCGTGATCTACCTGCCGCCCGAACACGGCATCGTTGCCGCCTTCGAGGAGCTGATGGAGCAGGAGGAGCTGACGCCGAACTGGCTGTCGGTGCGCCATCGCATCACCTTCATGATGCGCCGCCTGCGCGGCGGCTCGAACCGTCTCTCCGACATCCGCGTCGCGATCTTCGGGCCTGCCGCACTCACGGCACTCGCGCGCCGCACCGGCGAGCTGGAACGCGCGCTGCCGAAGCAATCATTCTACGCGGTGCATGCCGAGCCAAAGCTGTTCTTCGATCCCTCGAGCTATCTCGGCCTCGTCACCAACCCCGAGATCATCGGCCTGCACATCTCGCCCAAGGGGCGCGGCGGCGAGAAGCCGATTCCGGGCAGCCTGTATGCCTGGGCCGCGGAGCGGTTCGCGTAGCTGCCGCACAGGACGTGCTTTCTTGTTCGCGGGCAGAGTGCCTTTTAGGGCCGCCAGAGCGCGCGCCTCGTCCTTCGAGACGACCGCTCCGCGGTCTCCTCAGGATGAGGCTAATCGACCTCGGTGCCTGTCGAAATCGTTGCCGCGCACTCCGTCCTCATCCTGAGGAGCCCGCCCAAAGGCGGGCGTCTCGAAGGATGGCCGCAGCGAAGCCACTCTCAATGCGATAGTCCTCGCACCTGCGGTGAGGTTGAACGCCCGCGGCCCCATTCTCAATTTGATCCAGCGCAACGCGCTTCTGCATGATTGTGCCTAGTCTCGCTCCAATCCCGTTATTCGAATGGAGCCTCGCATGAGCACCGCAAGCAGGCCGTATCCCATCGTCCAGGACCTCATCGAATCCTTTGCCGCCTGGCTGAAGCATCGCCGCGAGATGAACGAGATGCGACAGCTCGATCGCGCCGATTTCGACCGAATCGCGAGCGATCTGAGGATCGCGCCTGACGATCTGGAGGAGCTGGTCCGCCATGGTAAGCATGCCGCCGACGAGCTGCCGAAGATGCTCGAACAGCTCGGCATCAGCGCAGAAGGGTTAGGACGCGCACAGCCGCTGCTGCTGCGCGACATGGAGCGGGTCTGCGCGCTTTGCCATAACAAGGGACAGTGCGACCGCGATCTCGCCGACGGCACTGCTGCGGAGAACTATCAGGGCTATTGCCCGAATGCCTCCACACTGGAGTCGCTCGATCGCGACGTCGCAGCAACGCATTGACGAGCGGCCTACTGGGTACTTGGAAAGCGCCCCTGACGAGATGTAAGACAATCCCGCTTACTCAATTGCGCGGGCACTCGAAACCATCTCCGACTTGTGAACACATGGCACCGATTCGCCGACAAGAGGCTTTTCGGTCTGTGTTAAACCTAGCCGCGCGTATCAAGCGGAGCAGGGGCAGCACTTCCAGTCAGTACGGGAGTATTCAATGTCAGACCTCGTTGCGATCGTGTACCCATCCGAAGCCAAGGCAGAGGAAGTCCGGCAGAAGATTCTCACGCTTCAGAAAGAGTATCTGATCACGATCCACGATGCCGTGATCGCGGTCAAAACCGGGGATTCCGTCAAACTCAATCAGCTTGTGAACACCGCGATGACGGGCGCCGCAAGCGGCAGCTTCTGGGGACTGCTATTCGGGTTGGTGTTCCTGAATCCTCTGATCGGCGTGGCTCTCGGTGCCGGCGCAGGCGCATTGGGCGGCGCTCTCACCGACTTCGGGATCAGAGATCAGTTCATGAAGGATCTGGCCGCGAAGGTGAAATCGGGCGATGCCGTTCTGTTCCTGCTGATCAAGAGCATGACCGCAGACAAGGTTCTCAATGAGATCAAGGATGCGGGAGGGGTGGTTCTCAAGACCTCGCTCGATGAAAAGAAAGAGCAGCACCTGCGCGATACCCTCGCAGCCGCAACTCAGCCCAAGGCGGCATAGCCGCGTGGGGCAAAGAGCAGACGCCCCTTATGGCACTACCCGATTTGCGTGAGGCCGCCGATCAGCTTCGCCTCACGCAAACGGCCCAATGCGACGCGTCGACGTCGCGCTAGTTCACCTTCTTGACCGGTGGCGGCGTCCAGCGGCCGTCTATGGCTTCGCGCATCGGTGAGTAAAGCCGCATGGCCAGATTGAACTCGCCTGCCGGCGCTGGAAGCCAGTTGCTCTCCTTGTCCGGGCCAGGCGTCTCGTTCTGGATGAAAATGTCGAGCGACCCATCGCTGTTGAACTTGAGCTTGTCCCGGTCGCCGAGCGCAAAACGGTTGAGTGCATTTGGCGACTGAAACCCGTCCCTGTCGTAGAGCGTGACCGACCAGAAGGCCTCGGCGGGCGGCAGTCTCCCCTTGTCGAAGTGCAATGCGTAGCGGCTCGTTCCGTTGTAAGGCCTGCCCTCTGCATCGATAAAGGACGCAGGATAAATGGCGTCCTCCGGTAGGTTTACGCCGAGCCCGATCAATGCCGCCATGCCACGAAGCTTGTAGGCCGTTCCATAAGTGCCAACTGTGCTGGTTTGATAAAACCAGCCGTTGACGTGAAGGCCGATGCCGGCCCCGCGCTTACCCGACTGCTCGATATCAGCGAGCGCATCCTTCGCGGCCGCATTGATCGTTTTGATGAGAGCGGGATCGAGCGTCGATGCGCCGAACGCCTTGCCAGGTTCAAGGCCAATCTGCTTCATGCGGAACAGAAGTGGATAATCGTTCGAATGCGGCGGATTCTTTGCCGCCAGTTCGGCGAAACGGCCCAGCACCTCGACGCCGTCCATCCGGTTTACCTGAACGAGTGGGGGCGTCTTGCTGTCGATGGCCGGGTCGGTCGCGGCACTTGCCGGCGGAACGTAGCTTTTGCCCCATTGGCTCAGCGGCGTCAGCTTGTAACCATCCTGAACCTTATGGACATTCTCGTAGTCGGCAGGCCCATTCGTCTGGGTGCGCCCGAGTATCCAGATCATCTGTGTCGGGGCTACAATCTTGGTCATGCCGTCGGGCAGTGACCCGCGCCAATCCGGGCCCACAAGAAGGAAATTGCCTGCCTTCGTTCCGGTCGTCCGCGAGCCGACGACGCAAAATACGTCGGTCCACGCATCGAGCATGGGAAGCAAATAGTAGCGTCCCGCCGTATCAGGAACGGATAGTACGATGGGTTCAGGCCCAAGGTCGAGCCAAGCCGGAGAATAAAGCGTATCGAAATTGTAGCGCACGACGTCTCGGTCCTCGGCGCGAGGGTAGCTGCGTGCATGGGCAAACTGATTGATGGGCGCACGCAACGGCACCGCATTGGGATCCGGCACGTTCGTCGATTGGCGCCTGGACACGTCCATGGTGACGATTGGATATGCGAAGACGTATGCGTCGCGGGCGATTTCGTAAGCCTGCTCCCTGGAAAGGGTCTGCGCGTCAGCGGCCGAAATCAGGACCGGGCCGAAAAGGACGAGTGGCGAAAGCACGCAGAGAGCGGATCCGAGCGCTGCTCTTTTCATGGCACCCTCTATCGATTTTTCGAAAGAGAGTAACAGCGGCTATCCGAATGTCCTGTGCAGTTTGTGCCAAAGAGACGAAGCGCCGCCTTCGTTCAGAAGCGGTCATGCCCTCGGTAAACAGAAGATTGACTGATGGCGTCGGAAAAGCAGCGATCGCCGTTCTGAAGCAGGCGCCCTAGCCTTTCCCCATCGCCGCGATCGCATCCGCGATCTCGATCGTGCGCCGGGCCATATCCGCGTGCAGCCGCTCGACCATCGCACCATCCAGACGGATCGCGCCGCGCGAGACGTTCTCCGGCAGTTCGAAGGCCGCGATGATCTTTCGGGCGCGCGCGACTTCCTCTTCAGGCGGCGTGAAGATGACGTTGCAGGCTTCGATCTGCGAGGGATGGATCAGCGTCTTGCCGTCGAAGCCGAGGTCGCGGCCCTGCGCACACTCCGTGGCGAAGCCATCGGGGTTGGCGATGTCGCTGTAGGGGCCGTCGAGGATTTCGAGGCCGTGAGCGCGCGTTGCCAGGATGCAGTGCGTGATCATCGGGATCATCGCGGCGCGGCCGGGCAGCATCTTGATGCGCGTCTCGCGCGAGATGTCGTTGGGGCCGAACACGAAGCCCGACAGGCGCCTCGATGGATCGCGCCCGGCGGCGGCCAGCTCCTCCGCATGCAGCACCGCGCGCGCGGTCTCGATCATGGCCCAGACCTTGACGGTCGGCGCGGCGCCAAGCTCCGCGAGGCGGCTGCCGATCGTCTGGAGATCTTCGATGCTTGAAACTTTCGGAACCAGAATTCCGTCCGGCGAGGCTTTGGCGGCCATCGCGACGTCATCGGCCCACCAGGGCGTGTCGAGGCCGTTGGTCCGGATCAAAATCTCGCGCTTGCCAAAGCCCTTGGCCGCGATCGCGGCGGCGATCCCGTCACGCGCCGCTGCCTTAGCATCGGGGGCCACGGAATCCTCGAGATCGAGGATCAGGCCGTCGGCGGCGAGATTCCGTGCCTTTTCCAGCGCGCGGGGGTTGGAGCCGGGCATGAACAGATGGCTGCGGCGCGGGCGGGTCATGCAAGCGTTCCTTCCGGTTTCCTCGTCTCACTTCCGACCGAAGCCGATAGCATCTGGCCTGCCTATTCGAAAGGCTTGTTCGCCCCTGCGGTCTATGATTAGGCATAGGTCATGATGACATTCCCAGAGCATTTGCTGGAAGGCTACAAGGCCTTCGCCACCCAGCGGCTGCCGACCGAGCAGAGCCGCTATCGCGAGCTGTCGGTGAAGGGGCAGTTCCCGGAAGTGATGGTGATCGGCTGCTGCGACAGCCGCGTCTCGCCGGAGGTGATCTTCGACGTCGGCCCGGGCGAACTGTTCGTGGTCCGCAACATCGCCAATCTGGTGCCGGTGTATCAGCCCGACGGCAATGCGCACGGCGTCTCCGCGGCGCTGGAATATGCCGTGACGGTGCTGAAGGTGAAGCACATCGTCATCCTCGGCCACGCGCAATGCGGCGGCATCCGCGCCTTCGTCGACAAGATCGAGCCGCTCACGCCGGGCGACTTCATCGGCAAGTGGATGCAGATGTTCATCAAGCCGGGCGAAGTGGTCGAGCAGCGCGACCACGAGACCATGGCGCAATTCGTCGAGCGTATCGAGAAGGCCGCGGTGTTCCGCAGCCTGGAAAACCTGATGACGTTCCCGTTCGTGCGCAAGGCCGTGGACGCCGGCCAGATGCAGACCCACGGCGCCTATTTCGGCGTGGCGGAGGGATCGCTGTTCGTGCTCGACAAGGCGAGCAAGGAATTCAAGAGCGTCAGGGACGCGGCTTAGCCCTGCTTCGGCTCGGCTTGAATTCGTAGGGTGGGCAAAGGCGCAACGCGCCGTGCCCACCATCTATCTCGATTGAAACGCAGGTGGTGGGCACGCTTCGCTTTGCCCACCCTACGAGACCGGTGACGGCGCTTACGCCGCCTTCTTCTTTGCGCTGATCAGCTTGCGGTTGATCAGCACTTCCGCGATCTGGATCGCGTTGAGCGCGGCGCCCTTGCGCAGATTGTCGGACACGCACCACAGCACGAGGCCGTTCTCCACCGTGGCGTCTTCGCGGATGCGGCTGATATAGGTCGCGTCCTCGCCGGCGGCTTCATACGGCGTGGCGTAGCCGCCGGGCTCCTGCTTGTCGATGACGAGGCAGCCGGGCGCCTTGCGCAGGATGTCGCGCGCCTCGTCCGCCGTGATCGGATTCTCGAACTCGATGTTGACGGCCTCGGAGTGGCCGACGAACACCGGCACGCGCACGCAGGTCGCGGAGAGCTTGATCTTGGGATCAAGGATCTTCTTGGTCTCCGCCATCATCTTCCACTCTTCCTTGGTGTAGCCGTCCTCCATGAAGACGTCGATGTGGGGGATGACGTTGAAGGCGATGCGCTTCGGGAATTTCTTCGCGACCAGCTCGTCATTGGTGTAGACGGCCTTGGTCTGCGAGAACAATTCGTCCATCGCGTCCTTGCCGGCGCCCGAGACCGATTGATAGGTCGAGACCACGACGCGCTTGATGTTCGCCTTGTCGTGCAGCGGCTTGAGCGCGACCACGAGTTGCGCGGTCGAGCAGTTCGGGTTGGCGATGATGTTCTTCTTCTTGAAGCCGGCCGTCGCGTCCGCATTCACCTCGGGCACGATCAGCGGCACGTCCGGATCCATGCGCCAGGCGGACGAGTTGTCGATCACGACGGTGCCGGCGGCGCCGATCTTCGGCGACCATTCCTTCGACACCGAGCCGCCGGCCGACATCAGGCAGATGTCGACGTCGGAGAAGTCATAATGCTCGAGCGCTTTGACCTTCAGGGTGCGGTCGCCATAGGAGACCTCGACGCCGACGCTGCGGCGCGACGCCAGGGCCACGACCTCGTCCGCGGGGAATTGGCGCTCATCCAGGATGTTGAGCATTTCCCGTCCGACATTGCCGGTCGCGCCGACGACTGCGACTTTGTAACCCATCGTTCACTCTCCGATGAAAAAGCCCGTTCCTGAAGCTGACGCTTAAACAGGAAGAGCAGCGCTTCTATGCGAGAACCGGCCTCAAGACAACGTTGGACCCTGCCTGAAGGCCGTGGATGCAGTCGCCTGAGGCCAGAACGGCCGCAACTCCCGCCCAATTCCATCTGGCGCTTGCAGCATTCGCCGACGAGGTGGTCGGCACGCTGGCGCGCCTGTTCGCCTATGTGGGGGCGCTCATCCTGTTTGCCATCCTCGGCCTCGCGGCGCTCGGCCAGCTGCCCAGCCTGCCTGACGACGAGCCCGC includes the following:
- the leuD gene encoding 3-isopropylmalate dehydratase small subunit; this encodes MDKFTTLEGVAAPLKIINVDTDMIIPKQYLKTIKRTGLGKGLFSEQRYKDDGSENPDFVLNQPAYRNSKVLVAGDNFGCGSSREHAPWALLDFGIRCVISTSFGDIFYNNCFKNGILPIRVSQEDLDKLFDDAERGANATLTIDLPNQEIRGPDGGKVKFEIDPFRKHCLINGLDDIGLTMEKKSSIDTYEDKLKHERAWA
- a CDS encoding capsular polysaccharide synthesis protein, which translates into the protein MLPDIVTFWHGPMDALRQTCLRSQLAAGHKVTVYSFDTIPGLPAGIANADAEAILPHAFSERLRPPQPDGSWRDWTTLQFSDFFRMKLMAKNLGLWLDADVLLLKPVEIDPAKPYFAWERPRQLGNSVIYLPPEHGIVAAFEELMEQEELTPNWLSVRHRITFMMRRLRGGSNRLSDIRVAIFGPAALTALARRTGELERALPKQSFYAVHAEPKLFFDPSSYLGLVTNPEIIGLHISPKGRGGEKPIPGSLYAWAAERFA
- a CDS encoding DUF1269 domain-containing protein, which translates into the protein MSDLVAIVYPSEAKAEEVRQKILTLQKEYLITIHDAVIAVKTGDSVKLNQLVNTAMTGAASGSFWGLLFGLVFLNPLIGVALGAGAGALGGALTDFGIRDQFMKDLAAKVKSGDAVLFLLIKSMTADKVLNEIKDAGGVVLKTSLDEKKEQHLRDTLAAATQPKAA
- a CDS encoding DUF1254 domain-containing protein, coding for MKRAALGSALCVLSPLVLFGPVLISAADAQTLSREQAYEIARDAYVFAYPIVTMDVSRRQSTNVPDPNAVPLRAPINQFAHARSYPRAEDRDVVRYNFDTLYSPAWLDLGPEPIVLSVPDTAGRYYLLPMLDAWTDVFCVVGSRTTGTKAGNFLLVGPDWRGSLPDGMTKIVAPTQMIWILGRTQTNGPADYENVHKVQDGYKLTPLSQWGKSYVPPASAATDPAIDSKTPPLVQVNRMDGVEVLGRFAELAAKNPPHSNDYPLLFRMKQIGLEPGKAFGASTLDPALIKTINAAAKDALADIEQSGKRGAGIGLHVNGWFYQTSTVGTYGTAYKLRGMAALIGLGVNLPEDAIYPASFIDAEGRPYNGTSRYALHFDKGRLPPAEAFWSVTLYDRDGFQSPNALNRFALGDRDKLKFNSDGSLDIFIQNETPGPDKESNWLPAPAGEFNLAMRLYSPMREAIDGRWTPPPVKKVN
- a CDS encoding CoA ester lyase; amino-acid sequence: MTRPRRSHLFMPGSNPRALEKARNLAADGLILDLEDSVAPDAKAAARDGIAAAIAAKGFGKREILIRTNGLDTPWWADDVAMAAKASPDGILVPKVSSIEDLQTIGSRLAELGAAPTVKVWAMIETARAVLHAEELAAAGRDPSRRLSGFVFGPNDISRETRIKMLPGRAAMIPMITHCILATRAHGLEILDGPYSDIANPDGFATECAQGRDLGFDGKTLIHPSQIEACNVIFTPPEEEVARARKIIAAFELPENVSRGAIRLDGAMVERLHADMARRTIEIADAIAAMGKG
- a CDS encoding carbonic anhydrase, translating into MMTFPEHLLEGYKAFATQRLPTEQSRYRELSVKGQFPEVMVIGCCDSRVSPEVIFDVGPGELFVVRNIANLVPVYQPDGNAHGVSAALEYAVTVLKVKHIVILGHAQCGGIRAFVDKIEPLTPGDFIGKWMQMFIKPGEVVEQRDHETMAQFVERIEKAAVFRSLENLMTFPFVRKAVDAGQMQTHGAYFGVAEGSLFVLDKASKEFKSVRDAA
- a CDS encoding aspartate-semialdehyde dehydrogenase, translating into MGYKVAVVGATGNVGREMLNILDERQFPADEVVALASRRSVGVEVSYGDRTLKVKALEHYDFSDVDICLMSAGGSVSKEWSPKIGAAGTVVIDNSSAWRMDPDVPLIVPEVNADATAGFKKKNIIANPNCSTAQLVVALKPLHDKANIKRVVVSTYQSVSGAGKDAMDELFSQTKAVYTNDELVAKKFPKRIAFNVIPHIDVFMEDGYTKEEWKMMAETKKILDPKIKLSATCVRVPVFVGHSEAVNIEFENPITADEARDILRKAPGCLVIDKQEPGGYATPYEAAGEDATYISRIREDATVENGLVLWCVSDNLRKGAALNAIQIAEVLINRKLISAKKKAA